One genomic region from Spirosoma sp. KCTC 42546 encodes:
- a CDS encoding MFS transporter: MKKNLRWLIVFLLFIATGLSFLDRQVLSIAIIKIQQEFHITDVQYGLINTSFLISYAIMFTLGGWLIDRVGGKLGLAISVGVWSVANSLHAVMNSFSQLLTFRFFLGMGEGGCFPGAAWTVYRWFDKEERALANGIAIGGSAIGAVVAPPLTIWLSTNYGWRGGFLIPGLIGIVWVIAWLVTPWKKENMASLAQLESGPKETVSFLELLKKRPTWVFIIIRFLLDPVFYFMMFWIPKYLSSVRNVSFDQIGKLFWIPFLALGIANILGGWFSGQLIAHQYSINKARKTVMGIAALLTLSAPAISWVSSVEVAVALMAVFMFAHGFWITNYITSISDMFGQKATSTVVGLSGTAGAVSSLLLNPLMGVVIQRYSYTPLWIASGLLYPLAFVLLVVLIPRIKTLALGAKQEFVNQAMPTP; the protein is encoded by the coding sequence ATGAAAAAAAATCTCCGCTGGTTGATCGTTTTCCTTCTCTTTATCGCTACAGGCTTAAGCTTTCTGGATCGGCAGGTGCTGTCGATTGCGATCATTAAGATTCAGCAGGAGTTTCATATTACAGACGTGCAATACGGTCTGATCAATACCAGCTTCCTAATCAGCTACGCCATTATGTTCACGCTCGGCGGCTGGCTCATTGACCGGGTGGGTGGTAAACTGGGGCTGGCAATTTCGGTGGGTGTATGGTCGGTAGCGAACAGCCTGCATGCGGTCATGAATTCCTTTTCGCAATTACTGACCTTCCGGTTCTTTCTGGGCATGGGCGAAGGGGGTTGTTTCCCCGGAGCCGCCTGGACGGTTTATCGGTGGTTTGACAAGGAAGAGCGGGCATTAGCGAATGGAATCGCCATTGGGGGCTCGGCTATTGGTGCCGTAGTCGCCCCTCCCCTAACCATCTGGCTATCGACAAATTATGGCTGGCGTGGTGGCTTCCTAATCCCCGGACTTATTGGCATTGTGTGGGTAATTGCCTGGTTAGTAACGCCCTGGAAGAAAGAAAACATGGCGAGTTTGGCTCAGTTAGAATCTGGCCCCAAAGAGACCGTTTCTTTTCTCGAGTTACTCAAAAAACGACCTACCTGGGTGTTCATCATCATCCGGTTTCTGCTCGATCCGGTGTTTTATTTCATGATGTTCTGGATTCCGAAGTACCTCAGTTCGGTTCGGAATGTCTCGTTTGACCAGATTGGTAAGCTGTTCTGGATTCCCTTTTTGGCCCTGGGTATTGCCAACATTCTCGGCGGTTGGTTTTCGGGGCAATTAATCGCTCACCAGTATTCGATCAATAAAGCCCGAAAAACGGTGATGGGCATTGCGGCTTTGTTAACGCTTTCGGCACCCGCTATTTCGTGGGTTTCGTCGGTAGAGGTAGCCGTGGCGCTGATGGCGGTATTCATGTTTGCGCATGGCTTCTGGATCACGAATTACATCACGTCAATTTCCGATATGTTCGGTCAGAAGGCCACCTCAACAGTGGTCGGGCTTTCGGGAACAGCGGGGGCCGTTTCAAGTTTATTGCTTAATCCACTGATGGGCGTAGTTATTCAACGATACTCGTATACACCCCTCTGGATTGCGTCAGGACTGCTTTACCCATTGGCGTTTGTGCTGTTGGTAGTCCTGATTCCCAGGATTAAAACGCTGGCTCTGGGGGCAAAACAGGAGTTTGTTAACCAGGCTATGCCTACACCTTAA
- a CDS encoding glycoside hydrolase family 2 TIM barrel-domain containing protein translates to MLKLLLFVCSLLTTITTFSQTKPTRTRLVDADWRFLKDSTVKAELPTYNDANWRRLDLPHDWSIEDLPGQMPNQVAGPFSRASAGGTSTGYAVGGVGWYRKSFTINPSEAGKMVGIQFDGAYMETDVWLNGHHLGYHPYGYTSFGYDLTPYLLPLGQTNVLAVRVKNLGQNSRWYTGSGIYRHVWLTVAESVHIIPMGVSITTPQVSGKTAQIQAITTISNSTGKPMPISVQTTLMAPNGKSVGTSWQEVTVSGNGRVDCKQLVSVATPQLWSTETPWLYRANVVLVSGKKRLDSLTIAFGIRSVQVDAEHGFVLNGKRVLLKGGCVHHDNGPLGAAAIDRAEERKVELLKANGFNAVRTSHNPPSTAFLDACDRLGLLVIDEAFDMWQRPKKPQDYHRFFDEWRQRDLEAMILRDRNHPSVILWSIGNEINERADSSGLTITKQLADAVHRLDPTRPVTEALCVFWEHRGKVWEDSDKAFALLDVGGYNYEWKHYETDHQRHPNRVILGTETFAKEAFENWQQVEKHPYVIGDFVWTAMDYMGETAIGHALLQPKSAKDSTRAVLPWPWFNAWCGDLDLIGFKKPQSYYRDVVWRNRPIAMAVHSPIPDGMKETVTNWGWPDEHQSWSWAGAEGKPLQVRVFSRSSLVRLELNGKLIGEKHLSDSIITATFTVPYQPGRLKATSFDRGKLTGSTELITAGKPHHLRLIADRATIRADRSDLSYVSVEVVDANENRVPDGAIPISFQLTGVGELVGVGTANPTDLSSFQAPQKTTFQGRCLAIVRPKGRVGVISIQATAPNLQAAVRVINVKEN, encoded by the coding sequence ATGTTGAAACTACTACTTTTTGTTTGCAGTTTACTGACGACGATCACTACTTTTTCGCAGACCAAACCAACCCGAACCCGCCTGGTTGACGCCGATTGGCGGTTTTTGAAAGACAGTACGGTTAAGGCGGAACTGCCTACTTACAACGACGCTAACTGGCGAAGGCTTGACTTACCGCACGATTGGAGTATCGAAGATTTGCCAGGCCAGATGCCTAATCAGGTAGCTGGTCCATTTTCGCGCGCCAGCGCAGGAGGCACGTCGACCGGCTACGCTGTTGGGGGAGTAGGCTGGTATCGCAAATCATTTACGATAAATCCGTCAGAAGCTGGAAAGATGGTTGGTATTCAATTCGATGGGGCCTATATGGAAACGGATGTCTGGCTGAACGGGCATCATCTGGGCTATCATCCTTATGGCTATACGTCGTTTGGCTATGACCTGACTCCTTATTTATTGCCGCTTGGTCAGACAAATGTACTGGCGGTTCGCGTAAAGAATCTGGGTCAAAATAGTCGCTGGTATACTGGTTCGGGCATCTACCGGCACGTTTGGCTAACTGTTGCTGAATCCGTGCATATTATCCCGATGGGGGTGTCGATCACAACCCCGCAGGTTTCTGGTAAAACGGCTCAAATACAAGCTATTACCACGATTTCAAATAGTACCGGCAAGCCCATGCCAATTTCGGTGCAAACGACCCTGATGGCCCCGAATGGGAAGTCGGTCGGGACAAGTTGGCAGGAAGTTACCGTATCGGGCAATGGTCGAGTAGATTGTAAACAACTCGTGTCTGTGGCTACTCCGCAGTTATGGTCGACCGAAACGCCCTGGTTGTACCGGGCTAACGTTGTTTTGGTATCAGGTAAAAAACGGCTGGATAGTCTTACGATAGCCTTTGGTATTCGTTCCGTTCAGGTCGATGCTGAACATGGCTTTGTGCTGAATGGGAAACGGGTATTACTGAAAGGTGGCTGTGTTCACCACGATAACGGCCCCTTGGGAGCCGCTGCTATAGATCGGGCTGAAGAACGGAAAGTGGAACTGCTGAAAGCCAATGGATTCAATGCCGTTCGAACGAGTCACAACCCGCCTTCTACGGCTTTTCTGGATGCCTGCGACCGACTGGGACTACTGGTCATCGATGAAGCGTTCGATATGTGGCAACGGCCTAAAAAGCCCCAGGACTATCACCGCTTTTTCGACGAATGGAGACAGCGCGATCTGGAAGCCATGATTCTTCGCGACCGAAATCATCCATCGGTCATTCTGTGGAGCATCGGCAACGAAATCAACGAACGGGCCGATTCATCTGGCCTGACTATTACAAAACAGTTGGCTGATGCAGTGCATCGGTTGGACCCAACGCGTCCGGTTACAGAAGCTCTTTGTGTATTCTGGGAGCATCGTGGTAAAGTTTGGGAAGACTCCGATAAGGCCTTTGCCTTGCTGGATGTGGGCGGTTATAACTACGAATGGAAGCACTATGAGACCGATCATCAGCGCCATCCAAACCGAGTTATATTGGGCACAGAAACCTTCGCAAAGGAAGCGTTTGAAAACTGGCAACAGGTTGAAAAACACCCGTATGTGATTGGTGATTTTGTCTGGACTGCCATGGATTATATGGGCGAAACGGCCATTGGACATGCATTGCTTCAGCCAAAGTCGGCCAAAGACAGTACCCGAGCGGTGTTGCCGTGGCCCTGGTTTAATGCCTGGTGTGGAGACCTGGATCTGATCGGGTTTAAAAAGCCGCAATCCTACTATCGGGATGTGGTCTGGCGTAATCGACCCATTGCAATGGCTGTTCACAGTCCGATTCCTGACGGTATGAAGGAAACCGTTACTAATTGGGGCTGGCCGGATGAACACCAAAGCTGGTCATGGGCAGGAGCCGAAGGGAAGCCGCTTCAGGTGCGGGTTTTCTCACGTAGTTCGCTGGTTCGACTGGAGTTGAACGGCAAACTCATTGGCGAAAAACACTTATCCGACAGCATCATTACGGCGACATTTACGGTCCCGTATCAACCGGGCAGACTCAAAGCAACAAGCTTTGATAGAGGAAAATTGACGGGCTCTACTGAATTGATCACTGCCGGAAAGCCCCATCATCTTCGACTAATAGCCGATCGTGCAACTATCCGAGCCGACCGGTCTGATTTGTCGTATGTATCGGTGGAGGTGGTCGATGCGAACGAAAATCGGGTTCCAGATGGGGCTATTCCCATTTCGTTTCAATTAACAGGCGTTGGTGAACTGGTGGGTGTAGGTACGGCCAACCCAACGGATTTGAGCAGTTTTCAGGCTCCTCAAAAAACAACGTTTCAGGGTCGATGCCTGGCCATTGTTCGCCCGAAGGGAAGGGTAGGGGTTATTTCCATACAGGCTACAGCCCCTAATTTACAAGCGGCAGTAAGGGTTATCAACGTTAAGGAAAATTAG
- a CDS encoding LytTR family DNA-binding domain-containing protein — protein sequence MRIYQALIIEDSPLFVELIKGELARIPFFDEPTVATTTAEAKQALKQKQFDLLLVDIELGGESSLSLFSPNGNFIPKIAITSHADYAVQCYDLGFSDYLLKPFTSERFMRAINMSMGIQINKAIYTAKDFIFLKAGRQYQRFSLNEIDYIEGYGIYSKLYSNQQITIVNESLASLVERLPDNQFMRVHKSFLVNIGNVTSYGHNQLYIGQLKVPIGQSYKQKFESFFQLFYHDVFPVREKVE from the coding sequence ATGAGAATTTACCAGGCCCTTATTATTGAGGACTCTCCACTTTTTGTGGAATTAATAAAGGGTGAATTAGCGAGAATCCCTTTTTTTGATGAGCCTACGGTAGCAACAACAACAGCTGAGGCAAAACAGGCGCTTAAACAAAAACAGTTCGATTTGTTACTAGTCGATATCGAACTTGGAGGTGAGTCCAGCCTGTCATTATTTTCACCCAATGGCAACTTCATTCCCAAAATTGCTATTACGAGCCATGCTGATTACGCCGTTCAGTGTTATGATTTAGGATTTTCTGATTACCTGCTCAAGCCCTTTACTTCAGAGCGGTTTATGCGAGCCATCAATATGAGCATGGGGATACAGATTAATAAGGCCATTTATACCGCCAAAGACTTTATATTTCTTAAAGCCGGTCGGCAGTATCAACGGTTTTCCTTAAATGAAATCGATTATATTGAAGGGTACGGTATCTACAGTAAGCTATACAGCAACCAACAGATTACTATTGTCAATGAATCGCTTGCGTCTTTGGTTGAACGATTGCCAGACAACCAGTTCATGCGGGTGCATAAATCCTTCTTGGTCAATATCGGTAACGTAACAAGCTATGGCCATAATCAACTCTATATTGGCCAACTAAAGGTGCCGATTGGCCAGTCTTATAAGCAGAAGTTCGAAAGCTTTTTCCAGCTTTTCTATCATGATGTTTTCCCTGTCAGAGAGAAAGTAGAGTAA
- a CDS encoding VCBS repeat-containing protein, translating to MLRILGGISLLLLVGSATAPEPILRFNRYFVAAESYESVGVFDVDKNDTLDIVSGDFWYEGPRFRNRHLIGNEPRKDQYYDDFSTIPLDVNGDGRMDFITGGWFDQTLRWVENPAKKDSQWPLHEIGKVGNVETTRAWDVDGDGTIDIVPNNPNNPLKYIKLVSPGVFKTVTVAPTQGHGLGFGDINGDGRGDLIVSDGWLEAPVDRESGPWTLHKEFAFGTASVPIIVTDVNGDQRNDIIVGQGHSYGLHWYEQTRDASGQRGWTKHLIDDKNSQYHCLEWIDITGDGRPELLTGKRFRAHNGRDPGEEDPVGLYYFTWDTSKKQFVKHDIAYGQAGVGKGTGIYFAVADLHKTGRKDIVVAGKDGLVVFFNEGLPKK from the coding sequence ATGCTACGAATCCTTGGTGGTATATCCCTGCTTCTACTCGTTGGTAGTGCAACCGCTCCCGAACCTATACTCCGCTTCAATCGCTATTTTGTGGCTGCCGAAAGCTACGAGTCAGTAGGTGTGTTTGATGTTGACAAAAACGATACCCTCGATATTGTATCCGGCGACTTCTGGTATGAAGGACCGCGCTTTCGTAACCGGCACCTGATTGGAAATGAACCCCGAAAAGATCAGTATTACGACGATTTTTCGACCATTCCGCTCGATGTTAACGGCGATGGCCGTATGGATTTCATAACCGGTGGCTGGTTTGATCAGACATTACGCTGGGTCGAAAATCCAGCAAAAAAAGATAGTCAGTGGCCGTTACACGAGATTGGCAAAGTTGGTAATGTAGAAACGACACGCGCCTGGGATGTAGATGGCGACGGTACCATTGACATTGTACCGAATAACCCGAATAATCCGCTCAAATACATCAAACTGGTAAGTCCGGGTGTCTTCAAGACGGTAACAGTCGCTCCAACCCAGGGACATGGTCTGGGATTTGGGGATATTAACGGCGATGGTCGAGGGGATTTAATTGTCAGTGATGGCTGGCTCGAAGCACCTGTAGACCGGGAGTCTGGTCCTTGGACGTTACATAAAGAGTTTGCTTTTGGCACGGCCAGCGTTCCCATTATTGTGACAGATGTAAATGGCGATCAGCGCAATGACATTATAGTAGGGCAGGGCCACAGTTATGGCTTACACTGGTACGAACAGACTCGTGATGCCAGTGGACAACGCGGTTGGACAAAGCACCTGATTGATGACAAAAATTCCCAGTACCATTGCCTGGAATGGATAGATATTACAGGCGATGGCCGCCCGGAACTGCTAACGGGTAAACGTTTTCGGGCACACAATGGAAGAGACCCCGGCGAAGAAGATCCCGTAGGCCTGTATTATTTTACATGGGACACGTCTAAAAAGCAGTTTGTGAAGCACGACATTGCCTATGGTCAGGCAGGGGTGGGCAAAGGAACGGGTATTTATTTTGCCGTAGCTGATTTGCACAAAACCGGTCGAAAAGACATTGTTGTGGCTGGTAAAGATGGGTTAGTTGTATTTTTTAACGAAGGACTCCCGAAAAAATAG
- a CDS encoding Gfo/Idh/MocA family protein, with the protein MNQSDNSTPEQNSPGTTSRRQFIQASALAATSFFIVPRHVLGGKGFIAPSDKLNIAGVGFGGKGFSDTNNSYNNGANNIVALCDVDWGLPRVKENFTKHPNAKRYKDFREMLDKEGKAIDAVTVSTADHTHAVVAMAAMQRGKHVYVQKPLTHNIYEARMLTEAARKYKVVTQMGNQGSSNPQQKQMVEWFDKGLLGTVHTVNLWTNRPVWPQGIPVPQPASETPVDLDWDLWLGPAQKVGYTPAYHPFKWRGWWNFGAGALGDIGCHIMDTPFRVLGLGYPTEVETSVGQVFIKDWTPEYIPEGCPPSSHVELKFPATAKNKSVVKMIWEDGGIRPFRPEMLPAGEPMPENGENGVLIHGDKGLLICGMYGEDPKLYTKDGQKIVGDPKPKPADGSKPLPENGHQVLWTEACKAGFNSKEHKALTSSFDFAGPLTESVLMGNLAIRSYNVRTPKADGKGFNYPGRKQLTWDGKNMKITNFDEANQFVKREYRQGWSLNA; encoded by the coding sequence ATGAATCAGTCAGATAACTCTACGCCTGAGCAAAACAGCCCAGGCACAACTTCGAGACGGCAATTCATTCAGGCTAGCGCGTTAGCGGCTACCAGTTTCTTTATCGTACCTCGCCATGTACTCGGTGGCAAAGGTTTCATTGCACCCAGCGACAAACTCAACATTGCCGGTGTCGGTTTTGGCGGTAAAGGGTTCAGTGATACCAATAACTCATACAACAACGGAGCCAACAACATTGTGGCTCTTTGCGATGTAGACTGGGGCCTCCCCCGCGTTAAAGAAAACTTCACTAAGCACCCCAACGCAAAACGGTATAAGGATTTCCGGGAGATGCTGGATAAGGAAGGCAAAGCTATTGACGCCGTGACCGTATCAACCGCCGACCATACACACGCCGTTGTAGCGATGGCAGCCATGCAGCGCGGTAAGCACGTGTATGTACAGAAACCCCTGACACACAACATTTACGAAGCCCGGATGCTCACCGAGGCCGCTCGTAAATACAAGGTTGTGACCCAAATGGGTAACCAGGGATCGTCTAATCCACAGCAGAAACAAATGGTGGAATGGTTCGACAAAGGACTGTTGGGAACGGTGCACACCGTTAACCTCTGGACCAACCGACCCGTTTGGCCACAAGGTATTCCGGTTCCACAACCAGCCTCCGAAACTCCTGTTGATCTGGATTGGGATCTTTGGCTCGGACCCGCTCAAAAAGTTGGCTATACGCCTGCCTATCACCCATTCAAATGGCGTGGCTGGTGGAACTTTGGTGCTGGCGCGTTGGGCGACATCGGTTGCCACATCATGGACACCCCGTTCCGCGTACTCGGCCTGGGTTACCCAACCGAAGTTGAAACCAGCGTTGGACAGGTATTTATCAAAGACTGGACACCTGAGTACATTCCTGAAGGTTGCCCACCGTCGTCGCACGTGGAGTTGAAATTCCCGGCAACGGCCAAAAATAAGTCGGTGGTAAAAATGATCTGGGAAGATGGGGGTATTCGTCCGTTCCGTCCAGAGATGCTGCCAGCCGGTGAACCTATGCCAGAAAATGGTGAAAACGGCGTACTTATTCACGGCGACAAAGGATTGCTAATCTGTGGCATGTACGGTGAAGATCCAAAGCTCTACACTAAAGATGGCCAGAAAATAGTTGGTGATCCGAAACCAAAACCTGCCGATGGCTCCAAACCATTGCCAGAAAATGGACACCAGGTATTGTGGACTGAAGCGTGTAAAGCCGGTTTCAACAGCAAAGAGCACAAAGCACTGACTTCGTCATTTGATTTTGCCGGACCACTGACCGAATCCGTTCTGATGGGTAACTTAGCCATCCGTAGCTATAACGTTCGCACGCCCAAAGCCGACGGAAAAGGCTTCAACTATCCTGGCCGGAAACAACTGACCTGGGATGGTAAAAACATGAAAATCACGAATTTCGACGAGGCTAACCAGTTCGTTAAGCGCGAGTACCGCCAAGGCTGGTCGTTAAACGCGTAG
- a CDS encoding GntR family transcriptional regulator, producing the protein MLYHIKINDYSNTPKYQQIYNSIVEGIENRDILPGDKLPSIHELCAEFDISKGTIERAYELLKEKEIIGAVKGKGFYINYTPTGNNLKIFLLFNKLSAHKKIIYDSFVELLGPGVAIDFFIYNNDFRLFRDLIQRQARNHTHYVIIGHFFEGGEKADELINSLPKHKLIILDKLVEGITGSYGAVFQNFERDLYQSLTDALPLLKKYSTLGMLFPSYSYHPKAILNGFYKFCYEHGFKTRVINTVQNEVIQPGHAYINLMEEDLVELIKRIKETPYIVGQEVGILSYNDTPLKEFLLDGITVISTDFAQMGRTAARLVLNASVEHVENPFRLIVRKSL; encoded by the coding sequence ATGCTTTATCACATAAAGATTAACGACTATTCAAATACGCCCAAATACCAGCAGATTTATAATTCAATAGTAGAAGGCATTGAAAATCGGGATATTCTGCCGGGCGACAAACTACCGTCTATCCATGAACTGTGTGCCGAATTCGATATCTCGAAGGGTACGATCGAGCGGGCCTACGAACTCCTGAAAGAGAAGGAAATTATTGGCGCGGTAAAAGGAAAAGGTTTTTACATTAACTACACACCCACCGGAAACAACCTGAAAATATTCCTGTTATTCAACAAGTTAAGCGCCCACAAAAAAATCATTTACGACTCCTTTGTTGAACTACTGGGGCCGGGTGTGGCCATTGACTTTTTTATCTACAACAATGACTTTCGGCTATTTCGGGATTTGATTCAGCGGCAGGCTCGCAATCATACCCATTACGTGATCATCGGCCATTTTTTTGAGGGTGGCGAAAAAGCCGATGAATTGATCAACAGTTTGCCAAAGCACAAATTAATTATTCTGGATAAGTTAGTGGAGGGGATAACGGGCAGCTATGGTGCGGTATTCCAGAATTTTGAACGCGACCTGTATCAGTCACTAACCGATGCACTCCCACTGCTGAAAAAGTACTCGACCCTGGGCATGTTATTTCCTTCGTATAGTTACCACCCCAAGGCCATTCTGAACGGATTTTACAAATTCTGTTATGAGCACGGATTCAAAACCAGGGTGATCAATACCGTTCAGAATGAGGTCATTCAGCCAGGCCACGCCTATATCAATCTGATGGAAGAAGATCTGGTTGAGCTCATCAAGCGCATAAAAGAAACGCCTTATATTGTTGGGCAGGAAGTGGGCATTCTTTCGTACAATGATACACCCCTGAAAGAGTTTTTACTGGATGGAATTACCGTGATCTCCACCGATTTCGCCCAAATGGGCCGAACAGCCGCTCGCTTAGTCCTGAACGCCAGTGTCGAACACGTAGAAAACCCGTTTCGGCTTATTGTGCGCAAATCGCTGTAA
- a CDS encoding bifunctional aldolase/short-chain dehydrogenase, with protein sequence MLSAIKAYRHVSYLWDEEKAASLANADPQEQEVALLLYRSNLLGADLRLTNYGGGNTSCKTTARDPLTGKPTEVMWIKGSGGDIGTLTRGGLAALYMNRLHSLKEVYRGLEFEDEMVELFNYSIFDLASKAPSIDTPLHGFLPYKHIDHLHPDAAIAIAAAKDGKRITEELFNGAIGWVDWQRPGFDLGLKLEQCITENPNLRGIMLGSHGLFTWGDTAYESYVNTLDVIETCAQFLEDSYTKNGPQFGGSVRESLPKEDRQTQAAQLAPILRGLCSSQNRMIGHFTDDDRVLEFINSADLDRLAPMGTSCPDHFLRTKISPLVLELAPDQDVTDGTAIREKLTPAFEAYRDMYQAYYDTCKHPNSPAIRDKNPVVILWPGVGMFTFAKDKQTARVAAEFYINAINVMKGAEAISGYTSLPRQEAFNIEYWLLEEAKLQRMPKPKPLTGKVALITGSAGGIGKAIAKKFADEGACVVINDNDADRLSSANDEFRKQYGRDTHAIAQLDVTSTDAIAGAYKTASLAFGGVDIVVNCAGLSISKPIEEHTEADWDLLYDVLVKGQFLVTQQGVAIMRKQDLGGDVLNIVSKNALVSGPNNAGYGSAKAAQLHLSRLNAAELGKDHIRVNVVNPDAVISDSKIWAGAWAEGRAKAYGITVAELPAYYAKRTLLNEIILPEDIANACLAFVNGLLSKSTGNVLNVDGGVAMAFVR encoded by the coding sequence ATGCTATCAGCTATCAAAGCCTATCGACACGTCAGTTACTTATGGGATGAAGAAAAAGCGGCCTCTCTGGCTAATGCCGATCCACAGGAGCAGGAAGTTGCTTTACTGCTTTATCGCTCCAATTTGTTGGGGGCCGATTTGCGTCTTACCAATTACGGCGGAGGCAATACATCCTGCAAAACCACGGCCCGCGATCCACTCACCGGGAAGCCTACCGAAGTAATGTGGATAAAAGGTTCCGGGGGCGATATTGGCACCCTCACACGTGGTGGACTGGCGGCTCTGTATATGAATCGATTGCATAGTCTTAAAGAAGTATACCGGGGTCTTGAATTTGAAGACGAAATGGTTGAGTTGTTCAATTACAGTATTTTCGATTTAGCCTCTAAAGCCCCTTCTATTGACACACCGCTACACGGTTTTTTGCCCTATAAGCACATCGACCACCTTCACCCCGATGCCGCCATTGCTATTGCAGCGGCCAAAGACGGTAAACGGATTACGGAAGAATTATTCAATGGGGCTATTGGCTGGGTCGACTGGCAGCGGCCGGGCTTCGATCTGGGCCTGAAACTGGAGCAGTGCATCACCGAAAATCCCAACCTGCGGGGAATTATGTTAGGCTCTCACGGCCTGTTCACCTGGGGTGACACGGCCTATGAAAGTTACGTGAATACCCTCGACGTTATTGAAACCTGCGCCCAGTTTCTGGAAGATAGCTATACGAAGAATGGGCCTCAATTTGGTGGCTCAGTCCGTGAATCCTTACCGAAAGAAGACCGCCAAACCCAGGCCGCGCAACTAGCTCCCATTCTTCGGGGACTGTGTTCGAGCCAGAACCGCATGATCGGGCATTTTACCGACGATGATCGGGTGCTGGAATTTATCAACTCGGCCGATCTCGACCGGCTGGCCCCAATGGGCACCAGCTGCCCGGACCACTTTCTGCGCACGAAGATCAGCCCGCTTGTGCTGGAATTAGCTCCCGATCAGGACGTGACCGATGGTACTGCTATTCGGGAGAAATTGACGCCTGCTTTCGAGGCCTATCGCGACATGTATCAGGCGTATTATGATACGTGTAAGCATCCTAACTCCCCAGCTATTCGCGATAAAAATCCGGTCGTTATTCTTTGGCCAGGCGTTGGTATGTTCACGTTCGCGAAGGACAAACAGACGGCTCGTGTGGCGGCTGAGTTCTATATCAATGCCATCAACGTGATGAAGGGTGCCGAAGCCATTTCGGGTTATACTTCATTGCCGAGACAGGAAGCCTTCAACATTGAATATTGGCTTTTGGAAGAAGCCAAACTTCAGCGAATGCCCAAGCCCAAGCCATTGACCGGCAAGGTCGCGCTCATTACGGGTAGCGCGGGTGGCATTGGAAAGGCCATCGCCAAAAAGTTTGCGGATGAAGGGGCTTGCGTCGTGATCAATGATAATGATGCCGACCGGCTTTCATCAGCCAACGACGAATTTCGGAAACAATACGGCAGAGATACACACGCGATAGCCCAACTCGATGTAACCAGCACAGACGCGATTGCAGGTGCTTACAAGACGGCTAGTTTAGCCTTTGGCGGTGTCGATATTGTGGTCAATTGTGCGGGCTTGTCCATCTCCAAGCCCATTGAAGAACACACCGAGGCCGATTGGGATTTGCTGTATGATGTGCTCGTAAAAGGGCAGTTTTTGGTTACCCAACAAGGCGTTGCCATCATGCGCAAACAGGATTTGGGGGGCGATGTACTCAATATCGTCAGTAAAAACGCATTGGTTTCTGGTCCGAATAATGCCGGATATGGTTCGGCCAAAGCGGCCCAACTGCACCTGAGCCGATTGAATGCCGCCGAACTGGGTAAAGATCATATTCGCGTCAATGTGGTTAATCCAGATGCGGTTATTTCTGATTCCAAAATATGGGCGGGTGCCTGGGCCGAAGGTCGTGCCAAAGCCTATGGCATAACTGTGGCTGAATTACCGGCCTATTACGCTAAACGGACTCTTCTGAACGAAATCATCCTGCCCGAAGATATTGCCAATGCCTGTCTGGCCTTTGTGAATGGCCTATTAAGCAAATCGACAGGTAATGTACTTAATGTAGATGGAGGGGTTGCCATGGCCTTTGTCAGGTAA